In the Campylobacter sp. MIT 12-8780 genome, one interval contains:
- a CDS encoding DUF2393 family protein, whose amino-acid sequence MTIFHFIVCIVCLLAFVLGCVIIFIKVKQLHTAIACYFINILITSILIYSLFLTIEQYTKQAEISNVKFIRNLRTESVVISGRVTNKTKFDINKCFLELTITNKVGGGEGAFKADSSKTIQRGSNSVHYDIQIIKTLPGNTYKDFQAQIPFPPQFVNVEFYHLLHCI is encoded by the coding sequence ATGACTATCTTTCATTTTATCGTATGTATAGTGTGCTTGCTTGCTTTTGTGCTAGGTTGCGTGATTATCTTTATCAAGGTAAAACAGCTTCACACTGCTATAGCGTGCTATTTTATCAATATACTCATCACTTCCATACTGATATATTCACTCTTTTTAACAATAGAACAATACACCAAACAAGCTGAAATTTCAAATGTCAAATTCATAAGAAATCTTCGCACCGAAAGCGTTGTCATCAGTGGCAGAGTAACAAATAAAACCAAATTTGACATCAACAAATGTTTTTTAGAACTCACCATAACAAACAAAGTCGGTGGTGGCGAAGGAGCTTTTAAAGCAGACTCAAGCAAAACTATCCAAAGAGGCTCAAACAGCGTGCATTATGATATACAGATCATCAAAACCCTGCCCGGAAATACTTACAAGGACTTTCAAGCTCAAATTCCCTTTCCACCGCAGTTTGTGAATGTCGAGTTTTATCATCTTTTACATTGTATATAA
- a CDS encoding DUF2393 family protein: MADGLRENLLFYLKHLYPVDFLFALLVVFIFICVLLFVAFLRNSPIIATLLILFNFIFCSCLAVYGYQFIDSKVRQRAVNIVNENFYGSSNFALDFSISNDSKYNFKYCKVKAKIYDQADANASFITRLKSEYIPIRVKSKTIDELLKGQSKDQRINFENLSHENNFSVKLQSECF; encoded by the coding sequence ATGGCAGACGGGCTAAGAGAAAATTTACTCTTTTATCTTAAGCACCTTTATCCAGTGGATTTTTTGTTTGCCTTGCTCGTTGTTTTTATCTTTATCTGCGTGCTTTTATTTGTCGCTTTTTTGCGAAATTCCCCTATCATCGCTACTTTACTCATCTTGTTTAACTTTATCTTTTGTTCGTGTTTGGCTGTGTATGGATACCAATTCATAGACTCAAAAGTGCGTCAAAGAGCTGTAAATATAGTCAATGAAAATTTTTATGGCAGTTCAAATTTCGCCCTTGACTTTAGTATCAGCAATGACTCAAAATACAATTTCAAATACTGCAAAGTTAAAGCCAAAATTTACGATCAAGCCGACGCAAACGCTAGTTTTATCACGCGTTTAAAAAGCGAGTATATCCCCATACGCGTAAAAAGCAAAACCATAGATGAACTTTTAAAAGGACAAAGCAAAGATCAACGCATTAACTTTGAAAATTTAAGCCACGAAAACAATTTTTCAGTAAAACTTCAAAGCGAGTGTTTTTAA
- a CDS encoding SPFH domain-containing protein: protein MPADLNDYFNKKNGNSSGNKDRQSFNFKAPEFNFKGFGKFSPLIYTLIILVLILVLAKPFAIVNEGEKGIKVTTGSYDPVPLNSGLHFFVPIFQKIIIVDTRQRQMTYTTSEAPTTIQQSSGIVEKSSISVLDSRGLTVLVNITVKYSLNPDEVSRTIALYNLNWENKIIDPTVRDVVQSVIGKYTAEELPANRNAIAQQINDGITKTITSLQNAPVWLQDVHLREIILPASVKEQIERVQIARQEAERATQEAIRKATLAEGEANATIISSKGRADAARIEADAQAYANKEIAQSLNNPLLNLKQIEVQGKFNEALQNNKDAKIFLTPGGSVPNIWVDTKDTKQQSSVGTR from the coding sequence ATGCCAGCAGATTTAAATGATTATTTTAACAAAAAAAACGGCAACTCAAGTGGTAACAAAGACAGACAAAGCTTTAATTTCAAAGCCCCAGAATTTAATTTCAAAGGCTTTGGTAAATTTTCTCCGCTCATTTACACTCTCATTATCCTTGTGCTTATCTTAGTGCTTGCAAAGCCCTTTGCTATAGTTAATGAAGGTGAAAAAGGTATCAAAGTAACCACAGGAAGTTATGATCCTGTGCCTTTAAATTCAGGGCTTCATTTTTTCGTGCCTATCTTTCAAAAAATCATTATCGTAGATACTCGCCAAAGACAGATGACTTACACCACTTCAGAAGCTCCAACGACGATTCAGCAAAGCTCGGGCATAGTTGAAAAAAGCTCTATTTCTGTGCTTGACTCAAGAGGCTTAACCGTGCTTGTTAATATCACGGTTAAATACAGCCTCAATCCAGATGAAGTTTCACGCACCATAGCCCTTTATAATCTTAACTGGGAAAACAAAATCATCGATCCAACCGTGCGCGATGTGGTTCAAAGTGTGATCGGCAAATACACCGCAGAAGAATTACCAGCCAATCGTAACGCTATCGCACAGCAGATTAATGATGGCATTACTAAAACCATCACTTCTTTACAAAATGCGCCGGTATGGCTTCAAGATGTGCATTTAAGAGAAATCATACTTCCAGCAAGCGTAAAAGAACAAATCGAAAGAGTGCAAATCGCTAGACAAGAAGCCGAACGCGCCACTCAAGAAGCTATTAGAAAAGCAACTTTAGCAGAAGGTGAAGCAAACGCAACCATCATTAGCTCAAAAGGACGAGCAGACGCAGCGCGCATAGAAGCTGACGCGCAAGCTTATGCAAACAAAGAAATCGCGCAAAGCCTAAATAATCCGCTTTTAAATTTAAAGCAAATCGAAGTGCAAGGCAAATTTAACGAAGCCCTACAAAACAACAAAGACGCAAAAATCTTTCTAACACCGGGCGGATCAGTGCCAAATATCTGGGTAGATACCAAAGATACCAAACAACAAAGCTCAGTAGGCACAAGATAG
- the ilvE gene encoding branched-chain-amino-acid transaminase, whose product MKAEAKKIWMDGKIIDFKDATIHVLTHSLHYGNAVFEGTRVYKTDKGLAIYRLQDHTKRLLESAKITLIDCPYSQSELEQAQIELIKANEFNTNAYLRPIIFLGDGTMGVYHKNAPVRTAIAAWEVGAYLGEEGLKKGIKVKISSFARNSVKSSMGKAKASANYLNSQLAKYEAIEAGYEEALMLDEEGFVAEGTGECFFIVKNGVLITPPNDFSLKSITQDSVIKIAEELNLEVRRQRISRDEVYTADEAFFTGTAAEVTPINNIDARIIGQGQRGELTKLIQDAYFDVVYGRNEKFSSFLTYIN is encoded by the coding sequence ATGAAAGCTGAAGCAAAAAAAATTTGGATGGACGGCAAAATCATTGATTTTAAAGATGCAACTATACATGTTTTAACTCACTCTTTACACTATGGAAATGCTGTATTTGAAGGAACTCGTGTATATAAAACAGATAAAGGCTTGGCTATTTATCGCTTGCAAGATCATACAAAAAGATTATTAGAAAGTGCTAAAATCACGCTGATTGATTGCCCTTATTCTCAAAGTGAGCTAGAACAAGCTCAAATTGAACTTATTAAAGCAAATGAATTTAACACAAATGCCTATCTTCGCCCTATTATATTTTTAGGCGATGGCACTATGGGTGTGTATCATAAAAACGCGCCCGTTCGCACAGCAATTGCTGCTTGGGAAGTAGGAGCATATCTTGGCGAAGAAGGCTTGAAAAAAGGTATAAAAGTCAAAATTTCAAGTTTTGCAAGAAATTCAGTCAAAAGCTCTATGGGCAAAGCAAAAGCAAGCGCAAACTACTTAAATTCACAGCTTGCAAAATACGAAGCCATAGAAGCAGGCTATGAAGAAGCGTTAATGCTTGATGAAGAAGGCTTTGTGGCTGAAGGCACAGGTGAATGCTTTTTTATCGTTAAAAATGGCGTTTTAATCACTCCACCAAATGATTTTTCACTTAAAAGTATCACTCAAGATAGCGTGATTAAGATCGCTGAGGAGCTGAATTTAGAAGTTAGACGCCAAAGAATTTCAAGAGATGAAGTTTATACCGCTGATGAAGCTTTTTTCACAGGCACAGCAGCTGAAGTTACACCGATTAACAATATAGACGCACGCATTATAGGGCAAGGGCAACGAGGTGAGCTTACTAAGCTTATACAAGATGCGTATTTTGATGTGGTGTATGGACGCAACGAGAAATTCAGCTCATTTTTAACTTATATCAACTAA
- a CDS encoding AMIN domain-containing protein has protein sequence MKTNNLFFIFLLCLSLNADQNPFISPQSIDQNAIAPEFDKAEIRFNSDARILKSIQLEYIALDGSTKTLVVDINKSIDWHNLYLLSKASKPNSTAVLDVSVTIPEKALPTEAELNSSTEFQFPENNGKLEEFISFASFNNRIKINTQDEMISDFIVGNPSKIVLDFKRDTAFNTKNIKLGSNTPFTRMILGSHKGYYRLVIYMDGKYNYRLEKDASGYTLHLL, from the coding sequence ATGAAAACAAATAATTTATTTTTTATTTTTTTATTATGTTTGAGTTTAAACGCTGATCAAAATCCTTTTATCAGCCCTCAAAGCATAGATCAAAACGCTATTGCACCAGAATTTGACAAGGCTGAAATTCGCTTTAATTCAGACGCTAGGATTTTAAAAAGCATTCAACTTGAATACATAGCCCTTGATGGCTCGACAAAAACTCTAGTCGTGGATATCAACAAAAGCATAGATTGGCACAATCTTTACTTACTTAGCAAGGCTTCAAAGCCAAATTCTACAGCCGTGCTTGATGTATCTGTTACCATACCAGAAAAAGCTCTTCCTACAGAAGCTGAACTTAATTCAAGCACTGAATTTCAATTCCCAGAAAATAATGGCAAACTTGAAGAATTTATCTCTTTTGCAAGCTTTAATAACCGCATTAAAATCAACACTCAAGATGAGATGATTAGCGATTTTATCGTGGGAAATCCAAGCAAAATCGTGCTTGATTTTAAAAGAGACACTGCCTTTAATACCAAAAATATCAAACTTGGCTCAAACACACCTTTCACAAGAATGATACTTGGCTCGCACAAAGGCTATTACCGCCTTGTTATTTATATGGACGGCAAGTATAATTACCGCCTTGAAAAAGACGCTAGCGGCTACACCTTGCACCTTTTATAA
- the eno gene encoding phosphopyruvate hydratase, protein MKIKDIRAFEVLDSRGNPTIKAEVLLEDGSVGAAIVPSGASTGSKEALELRDKDARFGGKGVLKAVANVNGTIAQNLRGLSAFNQNKVDQSLLELDGSKNYANLGANATLGVSMAVARAAANSLNIPLYRYLGGANASVLPVPMCNIINGGAHANNSVDFQEFMIMPFGFTSFKEALRAVCEIYASLKSELASLGHSTALGDEGGFAPNLANNTEPIELLMTCIKKAGYENKVKIALDVASTELYKNGKYELEGKSFSSEDLIARYVELCAKYPICSIEDGLAEDDYEGWIKLTEALGKKIQLVGDDLFVTNEEILREGIIKKMANAVLIKPNQIGTITQTMKTVRLAQRHNYKCVMSHRSGESEDDFIADFAVALNTGQIKTGALARAERTAKYNRLLEIELSSDEFIGDKL, encoded by the coding sequence ATGAAAATCAAAGACATAAGAGCCTTTGAAGTGCTTGATAGCAGAGGCAATCCAACCATAAAAGCAGAAGTTTTACTTGAAGATGGATCAGTCGGAGCTGCTATAGTTCCAAGTGGAGCAAGCACAGGCTCAAAAGAAGCCTTAGAGCTTAGGGATAAAGATGCACGATTTGGCGGCAAGGGCGTTTTAAAAGCTGTAGCAAATGTCAATGGCACAATTGCTCAAAATTTAAGAGGCTTAAGCGCTTTTAATCAAAACAAGGTCGATCAAAGCTTACTTGAACTTGATGGCAGTAAAAATTATGCAAATTTAGGAGCAAATGCGACTTTAGGTGTAAGTATGGCAGTAGCGCGCGCAGCTGCAAATTCGCTGAATATCCCTTTATATCGATACTTAGGCGGAGCAAACGCAAGCGTGTTACCGGTACCAATGTGTAATATCATCAATGGAGGCGCTCACGCAAACAATAGCGTGGATTTTCAAGAATTTATGATTATGCCTTTTGGTTTTACTAGTTTTAAAGAGGCTTTAAGAGCAGTATGTGAAATTTATGCAAGCTTAAAAAGCGAGCTTGCAAGTTTAGGGCATTCAACCGCACTTGGCGATGAGGGAGGCTTTGCTCCAAATTTAGCTAATAATACCGAGCCTATCGAGCTTTTAATGACTTGTATCAAAAAAGCAGGCTATGAAAATAAAGTCAAAATCGCTCTTGATGTTGCAAGCACAGAGCTTTACAAAAACGGTAAATACGAGCTTGAGGGCAAGAGCTTTTCAAGTGAGGATTTAATCGCTCGCTATGTAGAACTTTGTGCGAAGTATCCAATTTGTAGCATTGAAGATGGTTTGGCTGAAGATGATTATGAGGGTTGGATCAAGCTTACTGAAGCTTTGGGTAAGAAAATTCAGCTTGTGGGCGATGATTTATTTGTAACTAATGAAGAAATTTTGCGTGAGGGTATCATTAAAAAAATGGCAAATGCTGTTTTAATCAAACCAAATCAAATCGGCACTATCACACAAACGATGAAAACAGTGCGTTTGGCTCAAAGGCATAATTACAAATGCGTGATGAGTCACCGCTCTGGGGAAAGTGAAGATGATTTTATCGCTGATTTTGCTGTGGCTTTAAACACAGGGCAGATTAAAACAGGAGCTTTAGCAAGAGCTGAACGCACCGCAAAATACAACCGCTTGCTTGAGATAGAGCTTTCAAGTGATGAATTTATAGGAGATAAACTCTGA
- the recA gene encoding recombinase RecA, with product MDESKKKSLDAALKSLDKTFGKGTILRLGDKEVEHIDFISTGSVGLDLALGIGGVPKGRIIEIYGPEASGKTTLTLHIIAECQKAGGVCAFIDAEHALDVKYAKNLGVDTDNLYISQPDFGEQALEIVETIARSGAIDLIVVDSVAALTPKAEIEGDMGDQHVGLQARLMSQALRKLTGIVHKMNCTVIFINQIRMKIGAMGYGTPETTTGGNALKFYSSVRLDVRRIATLKQNEEPIGNRVKVKVAKNKVAPPFKQAEFDVMFGEGISKEGEIVDYGVKLDIIDKSGAWFSYKASKLGQGRENAKAYLKENPAIAEEIVTAIQGSMGIEGALASDDKEEEEE from the coding sequence ATGGATGAAAGCAAGAAAAAATCCCTTGATGCAGCACTAAAAAGCCTAGATAAAACCTTTGGCAAAGGCACTATACTAAGACTTGGCGACAAAGAAGTCGAACACATTGACTTTATCAGCACAGGCTCAGTTGGGCTTGATCTTGCTCTTGGCATAGGAGGTGTGCCAAAGGGTAGGATTATAGAAATTTATGGACCAGAAGCCAGCGGTAAAACAACCCTTACCCTTCATATCATCGCAGAGTGTCAAAAAGCTGGTGGAGTATGTGCTTTTATAGACGCTGAACACGCTCTTGATGTAAAATATGCTAAAAATTTAGGCGTAGATACAGATAATCTTTACATCTCTCAACCAGACTTTGGCGAGCAAGCCTTAGAAATCGTTGAAACCATAGCTAGAAGTGGAGCAATTGATCTTATCGTCGTTGATAGTGTGGCAGCTCTTACACCAAAGGCTGAGATAGAAGGAGATATGGGCGATCAACATGTGGGGCTTCAAGCGCGTTTGATGAGTCAAGCCTTAAGAAAGCTTACTGGTATAGTGCATAAAATGAACTGCACCGTGATTTTCATCAATCAAATTCGTATGAAAATAGGTGCTATGGGTTATGGCACTCCAGAAACTACCACAGGGGGAAATGCTTTGAAATTCTATTCTTCAGTGCGTTTAGATGTAAGAAGGATAGCCACTTTAAAGCAAAATGAAGAGCCAATTGGCAACCGCGTTAAAGTAAAAGTAGCCAAAAATAAAGTCGCGCCTCCTTTTAAACAGGCTGAATTTGATGTAATGTTTGGCGAGGGAATTTCTAAAGAAGGCGAAATCGTTGATTATGGTGTAAAGCTTGATATTATCGATAAAAGCGGAGCGTGGTTTTCTTATAAGGCAAGCAAATTAGGACAAGGTAGAGAAAATGCTAAGGCTTACTTGAAAGAAAATCCAGCCATAGCTGAAGAAATAGTCACAGCCATACAAGGTTCTATGGGTATAGAAGGAGCTTTAGCAAGTGATGATAAAGAGGAGGAAGAAGAATGA
- a CDS encoding menaquinone biosynthesis family protein, whose amino-acid sequence MKKLVEVAHSPDADDIFMYMAIKFGWCGEEFCFKNSALDIQTLNEKALENVFDASAISFALYPLIADEYALLRTAVSFGEGYGPKLIKKKSTHLKSNFKVALSGANTTNALIFRLKYPQARIVYKNFLEIEAAVLSGEVDAGVLIHESILDFDESLCVEVEIFDLWLEFAKENLPLPLGGMALRRSLPLSDAIKIEQILTQAVSLADHNRSILSKMLLQRGLIRVDEAKLHTYLDLYANKNSISMNEIQFKAVDKLFELGFKAGFYDKLIQSKDYLIPLEYEALRNS is encoded by the coding sequence GTGAAAAAGTTAGTTGAAGTGGCTCATTCTCCTGATGCTGATGATATTTTTATGTATATGGCGATTAAGTTTGGCTGGTGTGGCGAGGAGTTTTGTTTTAAAAACTCAGCCCTTGATATACAAACGCTTAACGAAAAGGCTTTAGAAAATGTTTTTGATGCAAGTGCCATTTCTTTTGCCCTGTATCCTTTAATCGCTGATGAATACGCTCTTTTACGCACAGCAGTAAGCTTTGGCGAGGGTTATGGTCCAAAGCTCATCAAGAAAAAAAGCACGCACTTAAAGTCAAATTTCAAAGTCGCTTTAAGTGGAGCAAATACCACAAATGCTTTAATCTTTCGCCTTAAATACCCACAAGCTCGCATAGTATATAAAAATTTCCTTGAGATAGAAGCAGCGGTGCTAAGCGGGGAAGTTGATGCTGGCGTGCTTATCCATGAAAGCATTTTGGATTTTGATGAAAGCTTGTGCGTGGAGGTTGAAATTTTTGATCTTTGGCTTGAGTTTGCAAAAGAAAATTTACCCTTACCACTTGGTGGAATGGCTTTGCGTCGTTCTTTACCGCTTAGCGATGCGATTAAAATAGAGCAAATTTTAACTCAGGCTGTAAGTTTAGCTGATCATAACCGCTCTATCTTAAGCAAAATGCTTTTGCAAAGGGGCTTAATCCGCGTTGATGAAGCAAAACTTCATACTTATCTTGATTTGTATGCAAATAAAAACTCCATTAGTATGAATGAAATTCAGTTTAAGGCTGTAGATAAGCTTTTTGAGCTTGGTTTTAAGGCTGGATTTTATGATAAGCTCATTCAAAGCAAGGATTATCTTATCCCGCTTGAGTATGAGGCTTTAAGAAATTCATAA
- the fliQ gene encoding flagellar biosynthesis protein FliQ: MESSLVALGVQTFKVTLMLSLPMLLAGLIAGLIISIFQATTQINEMTLSFVPKILLVVVVLIFLMPWMMNTMIDFTTGIFEQIPTFIR; the protein is encoded by the coding sequence ATGGAAAGTTCTTTAGTAGCTTTAGGCGTGCAAACTTTTAAGGTAACGCTTATGCTTTCTTTACCTATGCTTTTGGCTGGGCTTATCGCTGGGCTTATCATCTCTATCTTTCAAGCTACAACGCAGATCAATGAAATGACGCTTTCTTTTGTGCCAAAGATTTTGCTTGTTGTGGTGGTGCTGATCTTTTTAATGCCTTGGATGATGAATACTATGATTGACTTTACCACAGGGATTTTTGAGCAAATTCCAACTTTTATACGATGA
- a CDS encoding UDP-N-acetylmuramate dehydrogenase, whose product MIVDFKKYSSVRIGEAFEVEILDTKREFKGFVVGGANNLLVSPSPKKLALLGKEFDFIEVMEQNSSSCTLKIGCACNAKKIYLFAKKHNLAGFEFLGKIPGLLGGLLKMNAGLKDENISKNLISINTANKELLKQDCAFSYRCCGVKEVMFEAIFKLEYGFDEKKDEALKQARNNQPNGASFGSIFKNPKDDFAGRLIEAVGLKGFKKGDAMISQKHANFLINTKNASFEDALFLIELAQKRVFEEFGIHLEKEVILI is encoded by the coding sequence ATGATTGTTGATTTTAAAAAATACTCAAGCGTTCGCATAGGCGAGGCATTTGAGGTTGAAATTTTAGATACTAAGCGTGAATTTAAGGGCTTTGTTGTAGGTGGGGCAAACAATTTGCTTGTTTCGCCAAGCCCTAAAAAACTTGCTCTTTTGGGAAAAGAATTTGACTTTATTGAAGTTATGGAGCAAAACTCAAGCTCTTGCACGTTAAAAATAGGCTGTGCGTGTAATGCTAAAAAAATCTATCTTTTTGCCAAAAAACACAATCTTGCCGGCTTTGAATTCTTAGGTAAAATTCCCGGGCTTTTAGGTGGGCTTTTAAAAATGAATGCTGGCTTAAAAGATGAAAATATCAGCAAAAACCTCATAAGCATAAACACTGCTAATAAAGAGCTTTTAAAGCAAGATTGTGCCTTTTCTTACCGCTGTTGTGGAGTAAAAGAAGTGATGTTTGAAGCGATTTTTAAGCTTGAATACGGCTTTGATGAAAAGAAAGATGAGGCTTTAAAACAAGCTAGAAACAACCAGCCAAATGGGGCAAGTTTTGGCTCTATCTTTAAAAACCCAAAAGATGATTTTGCAGGAAGGCTTATCGAAGCTGTGGGACTTAAAGGCTTTAAAAAAGGAGATGCCATGATAAGTCAAAAGCATGCAAATTTTCTCATCAATACCAAAAACGCAAGCTTTGAAGATGCTCTTTTTTTGATAGAATTGGCTCAAAAAAGAGTATTTGAGGAATTTGGCATTCATCTTGAAAAAGAAGTTATTCTCATCTAA
- a CDS encoding 3'(2'),5'-bisphosphate nucleotidase CysQ family protein: MNLDRLLSIALEASSKASKAILNVKNDFKVWQKDDLSPLSSADLASNEALIEILSQSNIPICSEEKPISYDERKHLKHFWLIDPLDGTKGFIKGSDEYCILIALIKDQRPILSIIKQPSTDECFYAHKESKVYKNDTLLQKDENAFKASEKTALVSVHHPNEKNQAFLDQNALETIKISSALKFKLLLEGKAGIYHRFESLHSWDIAAGDFLVNQNEGLMCDFNHTPLLYNQKSFLCPGFIALSKKENFHTIIL, translated from the coding sequence ATGAATCTTGATCGCTTGCTTAGTATCGCTTTAGAAGCTAGCTCAAAGGCTTCTAAAGCTATCTTAAATGTAAAAAATGATTTTAAGGTATGGCAAAAAGATGATTTAAGCCCCTTAAGCTCTGCTGATCTAGCTTCAAATGAAGCTTTGATCGAAATTTTAAGTCAAAGCAATATTCCTATTTGCTCTGAAGAAAAGCCTATAAGCTATGATGAAAGAAAGCACTTAAAACACTTCTGGCTTATCGATCCGCTTGATGGCACAAAAGGCTTTATCAAAGGAAGTGATGAATACTGCATACTTATCGCTTTAATAAAAGATCAAAGACCAATTCTAAGCATCATCAAACAACCCAGCACAGATGAATGCTTTTACGCACACAAAGAAAGCAAAGTATATAAAAACGACACCTTGCTTCAAAAAGATGAAAACGCATTTAAAGCAAGCGAAAAAACAGCTCTTGTTAGCGTGCATCACCCAAACGAAAAAAACCAAGCCTTTTTAGATCAAAACGCTCTTGAGACGATTAAGATCAGTTCAGCACTTAAATTTAAGCTCTTGCTTGAAGGAAAGGCTGGCATTTATCATCGTTTTGAAAGCTTGCATTCTTGGGATATAGCCGCTGGGGATTTTTTAGTCAATCAAAATGAAGGCTTGATGTGTGATTTTAACCATACACCCTTACTTTACAATCAAAAAAGCTTCTTATGCCCCGGTTTTATCGCTTTAAGTAAAAAAGAAAACTTTCATACTATTATCTTATAG
- a CDS encoding citrate synthase produces MSDSISVTDNRNGKSYEFPIYNASIGPSVVDMSSFYKQTGLFSYDEGFTSTASCKSEITYIDGENGVLMHRGYPIEWLAKNKLFLDVVYLLLYKELPSPQRLESFRYELKKRSFIHEGMCKIFDAFPDNAHPMAVLQAATSSLSAFYPDHLNMDIKEEYMEMAARIIAKMPTIAATAYRYKHGFPPAYPNLDRGFTENFLYMLRTYPYDHVELKPIEIKALDTVFMLHIDHEQNASTSTVRAVGSTHAHPYACISAGIGALWGHAHGGANEGVIRMLEMIRTPDRVDEFIKKAKDKNDPFRLMGFGHRVYKNFDPRAKVLKKLRDELIDAIDIDTNLIKVAARIEEIALSDEYFVSRNLYPNVDFHSGLILKALGIPNEMFAVLFVIGRTPGWIAQWIELKEQESLKIVRPRQLYIGEKPKV; encoded by the coding sequence ATGTCAGATTCAATCAGCGTAACAGACAACAGAAATGGCAAAAGCTACGAATTTCCGATCTATAACGCTTCTATAGGACCAAGCGTAGTAGATATGTCAAGCTTTTATAAGCAAACTGGTTTATTTTCATATGATGAGGGTTTTACCTCAACAGCAAGTTGTAAAAGTGAGATCACCTATATAGATGGAGAAAATGGAGTTTTAATGCACAGGGGCTATCCTATAGAATGGCTTGCTAAAAACAAACTCTTTTTAGATGTGGTGTATTTGCTTTTATATAAAGAGCTTCCAAGTCCACAACGTCTTGAATCCTTTCGCTATGAGCTTAAAAAACGTTCTTTTATCCATGAGGGTATGTGTAAAATTTTTGATGCATTTCCGGATAATGCTCATCCTATGGCTGTGTTACAAGCTGCAACAAGCTCACTTTCAGCCTTTTATCCAGATCATTTAAATATGGATATTAAAGAAGAATATATGGAAATGGCAGCACGAATCATCGCTAAAATGCCTACTATCGCAGCTACAGCTTATCGCTATAAACACGGCTTTCCACCAGCCTATCCAAATTTAGATCGCGGTTTTACTGAAAACTTTTTATATATGCTTCGCACTTATCCTTATGATCATGTTGAGCTTAAGCCTATTGAGATTAAAGCTTTAGACACGGTTTTTATGCTTCATATTGATCATGAGCAAAACGCTTCAACCTCAACCGTTCGTGCTGTTGGCTCAACACATGCTCATCCTTATGCGTGTATTAGTGCTGGTATAGGTGCGCTTTGGGGGCATGCTCATGGAGGAGCAAATGAAGGGGTGATTCGTATGCTTGAGATGATACGCACGCCAGATCGCGTTGATGAGTTTATCAAAAAAGCAAAAGATAAAAACGATCCATTCAGACTTATGGGCTTTGGGCATAGAGTGTATAAAAACTTTGATCCTCGTGCAAAAGTGCTTAAAAAGCTTAGAGATGAGCTTATTGATGCTATAGATATTGATACAAATTTGATTAAAGTCGCTGCTCGTATCGAAGAGATCGCTTTAAGTGATGAGTATTTTGTAAGTCGCAATTTATATCCAAATGTGGATTTTCACAGCGGATTAATACTTAAAGCTCTTGGCATACCAAATGAAATGTTTGCTGTGCTTTTTGTTATCGGCAGAACTCCGGGCTGGATCGCTCAGTGGATAGAGCTTAAAGAACAAGAAAGCCTTAAGATAGTGCGTCCAAGACAACTTTACATCGGAGAAAAACCAAAGGTTTAA